Proteins from a genomic interval of Paenibacillus sp. FSL R5-0623:
- a CDS encoding beta-galactosidase, translating to MTYKFPPVSSKAPHMLHGADYNPEQWLRYPEVLEEDIRLMKLAKCNVMSIGIFSWVSLEPEEGVYTFEWLDQVLDRFAANGIYAFLATPSGARPAWMSAKYPEVLRVSEKRVRNLHGFRHNHCYTSPVYREKVTAINTKLAERYSDHPAVIGWHISNEFGGDCHCDYCQEAFRGWVQKKYKTLDELNHSWWTTFWSHTVTDWSQVESPAPHGETQVHAMNLDWRRFVTDQTADFIVHETKPLKAQNPDLPVTTNLMEFYGGLNYWKFADILDFLSWDSYPTWHDADDDAKQASRIAMMHDIVRSIKGGQPFLLMESTPSSTNWQDVSKLKKPGMHLLSSLQAVAHGSDSVQYFQWRKSRGSSEKLHGAVVDHVGTEHTRVFQDVTDVGTALEGMEAIVGTAVPAEVAIIFDWENRWAVNDSQGPRNIGVKYEQTVEEHYEAFWKKGVAVDVIDMDADLSKYKLLIAPMLYLVREGVGERIEKFVEQGGTFVATYWSGIVNENDLCFLGGFPGPLRKTLGIWSEEIDGLHDRDLNGIIPEKGNELQLNTTYDAIELCDLIHLEGAKSLATYRSDFYAGRPALTVNQLGSGKAYYVATRLKAPFYDDFYAKLIADLNIERGLETELPAGTTAHTRTDGTADYVFVQNYTPDEKLVELDGQSYTDLLSGDAVEARLSLKPYDICVLRRPAARK from the coding sequence ATGACATACAAATTTCCACCTGTAAGTTCCAAAGCCCCACACATGTTGCATGGCGCAGACTATAACCCGGAGCAATGGCTCCGCTATCCTGAAGTTCTGGAAGAAGATATTCGCTTGATGAAGCTTGCCAAGTGTAACGTGATGTCCATTGGTATCTTCTCATGGGTATCCCTTGAGCCGGAAGAGGGCGTATACACGTTTGAATGGCTGGATCAGGTGTTGGATCGTTTTGCAGCAAACGGTATCTATGCATTCCTCGCTACACCAAGTGGTGCTAGACCTGCCTGGATGTCCGCGAAGTACCCGGAAGTGCTCCGCGTATCCGAGAAGCGTGTCCGCAATCTGCATGGTTTCCGTCACAACCATTGTTATACTTCCCCGGTATACCGTGAGAAGGTTACTGCGATCAACACAAAACTGGCAGAACGTTATTCGGATCATCCGGCTGTAATCGGCTGGCATATCTCGAACGAGTTCGGCGGAGACTGTCACTGTGATTATTGTCAGGAAGCGTTCCGTGGTTGGGTTCAGAAGAAGTATAAAACACTCGATGAACTGAATCATTCGTGGTGGACCACATTCTGGAGCCATACGGTTACAGACTGGAGTCAAGTGGAATCTCCGGCTCCACACGGTGAGACACAGGTACACGCGATGAATCTGGATTGGCGCCGTTTCGTTACAGATCAGACAGCTGATTTTATCGTGCATGAAACAAAACCGTTGAAAGCTCAGAATCCCGATCTGCCAGTCACAACCAACCTGATGGAATTCTATGGCGGTCTGAATTATTGGAAGTTCGCCGATATTCTGGATTTCCTCTCTTGGGACAGTTATCCGACTTGGCATGATGCAGATGACGACGCGAAACAGGCATCCCGGATCGCCATGATGCATGACATCGTTCGTTCCATCAAAGGCGGTCAGCCGTTCTTGTTGATGGAGAGTACTCCAAGTTCGACGAATTGGCAAGATGTCAGCAAGCTGAAAAAACCGGGCATGCATTTGCTCTCTTCTCTCCAGGCTGTGGCACACGGCTCTGATAGTGTTCAGTACTTCCAATGGAGAAAAAGCCGGGGGTCCAGTGAGAAACTTCATGGTGCGGTGGTAGACCACGTAGGAACGGAACACACTCGAGTGTTCCAAGATGTCACCGACGTAGGAACGGCTCTTGAAGGTATGGAAGCTATTGTAGGAACAGCGGTTCCGGCAGAAGTTGCAATCATTTTTGATTGGGAAAACCGCTGGGCCGTTAATGATTCCCAGGGTCCGCGTAATATCGGTGTGAAGTATGAGCAGACCGTGGAAGAGCATTACGAAGCGTTTTGGAAAAAGGGAGTCGCTGTAGACGTTATTGATATGGATGCAGATCTGTCCAAGTATAAGTTGCTGATTGCTCCAATGCTCTATCTGGTACGTGAAGGTGTCGGGGAACGCATTGAGAAGTTTGTAGAACAAGGCGGTACGTTTGTAGCAACTTACTGGTCTGGAATTGTTAACGAAAACGATCTGTGTTTCCTGGGTGGATTCCCAGGCCCACTGCGTAAGACACTTGGCATCTGGTCCGAGGAAATTGACGGATTACATGATCGTGATCTGAACGGAATTATCCCGGAGAAGGGTAATGAGCTTCAACTCAATACAACGTATGATGCAATTGAACTGTGTGATCTGATTCATCTGGAAGGCGCGAAGTCCCTGGCTACGTACCGTTCTGACTTTTATGCCGGACGTCCGGCATTGACGGTCAACCAGTTGGGTTCAGGGAAAGCATATTATGTAGCGACACGTCTGAAAGCACCATTCTATGACGATTTCTATGCGAAACTAATCGCTGACCTCAACATTGAGCGTGGACTTGAAACAGAGCTGCCTGCCGGAACAACGGCACATACGCGTACAGATGGTACAGCTGACTATGTGTTTGTACAGAACTACACACCAGATGAGAAGCTGGTTGAACTAGATGGACAGTCCTATACCGATCTGCTCAGTGGTGATGCTGTGGAAGCAAGACTCAGCTTGAAGCCATATGACATTTGTGTTCTGCGCAGACCGGCTGCCCGGAAATAA
- a CDS encoding arabinogalactan endo-1,4-beta-galactosidase, translating into MSNLTEKTFILGMDVSFMDEIEQHGGSYSDVDGKEQDLLSILKINDANAIRLRIWNDPVGGFCNLERTVEVAKRIKEQGLKFLLDFHYSDRWADPANQWKPKAWENLSYEELQRAVCMYTADVLRTLKEHDALPDMVQVGNEITPGMLWNEGRVGGEEHDTDEQWERFAGLVKYGIAAVKSVDADIQIMIHIDRGGDNAESRKFYDRFEALGVEFDIIGLSYYPWWHGTLDALRDNLHDLAERYGKPINVVETAYPWTLEQPEGIEWILNQEDMLLPGYPASVEGQTKYLKDLLQIIREVPGGLGHGFYYWEPAWIPSKEEWSVGHPNNWGNLTMFDFKGRKLESFTALATAEESDVVTYV; encoded by the coding sequence GTGAGCAACTTGACGGAAAAGACATTCATTCTGGGAATGGATGTGTCCTTTATGGATGAAATCGAACAGCATGGCGGGAGTTATAGTGATGTGGATGGCAAGGAACAAGACTTGCTGTCCATCCTGAAGATTAATGACGCTAACGCGATACGACTTCGAATCTGGAATGATCCTGTTGGTGGATTCTGCAATCTGGAGCGGACGGTGGAGGTAGCCAAACGGATCAAGGAACAGGGATTGAAATTTTTGCTTGATTTCCATTATTCCGATCGCTGGGCTGATCCAGCCAATCAATGGAAGCCGAAAGCATGGGAGAATCTGTCCTATGAAGAGCTTCAACGTGCGGTATGCATGTATACGGCTGACGTTCTGAGAACGTTGAAGGAACACGATGCGCTTCCGGACATGGTGCAGGTGGGCAACGAGATTACACCAGGCATGTTATGGAATGAGGGACGTGTCGGTGGAGAAGAGCATGATACGGATGAACAGTGGGAGCGTTTTGCGGGGCTCGTGAAGTACGGAATTGCTGCGGTCAAATCCGTTGACGCGGATATTCAGATTATGATACATATTGATCGTGGTGGAGATAACGCCGAGAGCCGCAAGTTTTACGATCGCTTTGAAGCACTGGGTGTGGAGTTCGATATCATTGGTCTCTCGTATTACCCTTGGTGGCATGGCACACTTGATGCGTTACGTGACAATCTTCATGATCTGGCTGAGCGTTATGGCAAACCGATCAATGTAGTTGAAACCGCTTATCCCTGGACGCTGGAGCAGCCGGAAGGCATTGAATGGATTTTGAATCAGGAAGATATGTTGTTACCAGGATACCCTGCAAGTGTAGAGGGACAGACCAAATATCTGAAGGATCTATTGCAGATTATTCGCGAAGTTCCTGGTGGTTTGGGGCACGGATTCTATTATTGGGAACCTGCCTGGATACCAAGTAAAGAAGAATGGTCCGTCGGACATCCGAATAACTGGGGCAACCTCACCATGTTTGATTTTAAAGGTCGCAAGTTGGAATCGTTTACAGCGCTCGCTACTGCAGAAGAATCAGATGTCGTGACATACGTGTAA
- a CDS encoding ABC transporter permease subunit — protein sequence MRTLKRTWPFHVMLLPAIIFLIIFSYVPMGGIVMAFQNYKPWLGISGSEWVGLDNFRYLFEREDSLQVIWNTLIIAVLKLIFNLFVPFVFAILLNEVRKMAIQRTIQTLVYLPHFLSWVILGGILIDLLSTGGLVNRVLGTFGLGPYFFLGDNSWFRSTVILTDVWKEFGYNMIVFLAALAGINPALYEAAEIDGAGRWKQTLHITIPSLVPMLMVVGTLALGNVLNAGFDQIFNLYNPLVYQTGDIIDTFVYRSAMQNGEMGFATAIGLFKSVISMILILVSYSLAKKYAGYRIF from the coding sequence ATGAGAACTTTGAAACGCACTTGGCCATTCCACGTTATGCTGTTGCCAGCCATTATCTTTCTGATCATTTTCAGTTATGTGCCCATGGGCGGGATCGTTATGGCATTCCAGAACTACAAGCCATGGCTTGGGATTAGCGGTTCTGAATGGGTTGGACTGGACAACTTTAGATATCTGTTTGAACGTGAAGACAGCTTACAGGTCATCTGGAACACATTGATTATTGCTGTACTTAAACTGATTTTCAATTTATTTGTTCCATTTGTTTTTGCCATTCTTTTGAATGAGGTTCGCAAGATGGCTATACAGCGAACGATTCAAACACTCGTATATTTACCTCACTTCTTGTCCTGGGTCATTCTGGGCGGGATTTTGATAGATCTGTTGTCAACAGGCGGCTTGGTTAACCGGGTTCTGGGAACCTTCGGACTCGGGCCATATTTCTTCCTGGGAGATAACAGTTGGTTCCGATCTACGGTCATTCTGACAGATGTGTGGAAAGAATTTGGCTATAACATGATTGTCTTTCTGGCTGCCCTTGCCGGAATTAATCCAGCATTGTACGAAGCAGCGGAAATTGACGGAGCAGGACGCTGGAAACAGACACTGCACATTACAATCCCTTCGCTTGTGCCGATGCTGATGGTTGTAGGAACACTGGCGCTTGGTAACGTACTGAATGCCGGATTTGACCAGATATTCAACTTGTATAACCCGCTCGTATATCAAACGGGTGACATCATTGATACATTCGTATATCGTTCCGCAATGCAGAATGGTGAGATGGGCTTTGCAACCGCGATCGGATTATTCAAATCGGTCATTAGTATGATCTTGATTCTTGTATCGTACAGCTTAGCCAAAAAATACGCTGGATATCGCATATTCTAA
- a CDS encoding pyridoxamine 5'-phosphate oxidase family protein, with protein sequence MNINELRDRDMIIEELDAELMEWLSGTNLAHKQHEAMQLLTVSEDQWPHQAMISMGEVIAINPHQLRMALWQGTQTSMNMSKTGKATLIAVQGHRLLHIRIEVERLPEIKGAVHPRDRFEAQVLQIRVDQAPYAEITSGITFQLKDELGAITRWKETIEELRK encoded by the coding sequence ATGAATATTAACGAACTGAGGGATAGAGACATGATTATTGAGGAATTGGACGCTGAACTAATGGAATGGTTGAGTGGGACAAATCTGGCGCATAAACAGCATGAAGCCATGCAACTGCTGACCGTATCCGAGGATCAGTGGCCGCATCAGGCGATGATCAGTATGGGGGAAGTGATTGCGATAAATCCGCATCAGCTTAGAATGGCTTTATGGCAGGGTACACAGACAAGTATGAACATGAGCAAAACAGGCAAGGCTACCTTGATTGCGGTTCAAGGACATCGATTGCTGCATATCCGTATAGAAGTAGAACGGCTGCCTGAGATTAAGGGGGCTGTTCATCCGAGAGATCGTTTTGAAGCACAAGTGCTTCAAATACGTGTGGATCAGGCACCATATGCGGAGATCACTTCAGGAATAACCTTTCAATTAAAAGATGAACTTGGAGCAATTACACGCTGGAAAGAGACGATTGAAGAATTACGAAAATAG
- a CDS encoding aromatic acid exporter family protein: MSFGARVLKTGIAVTLALYLSSLFLNPQSPVPAAIAAIFAMQPSIYRSWKYFLDQLQTTTLGAIVALVGGMVLSNEPIAVGLIIVLVIMICLKLNMGETVGLTLVTVVSIMEASGDWHFALNRFLLTLVGIVSAFLINITVFPPKPKVQFVKQIHSVFSGMSLLLRTSISDEIKEVVFREEKSNLGGSIKSLSDKYNLFEEEQKKMKRSKFSETRQMVVYKQMLLSLQKGYEVLDSVERHYFQAPRTTAMDQFFDSHLELVIKFHEHALLKFEDKLKPNGEEAAQFVLDNDRFMEQAITQFDIDKEGMLRLSIVAAAIYDYGYQLERLNRLAEHVHSASEDKESQDKILNWLKWP; the protein is encoded by the coding sequence ATGTCGTTTGGTGCACGTGTACTTAAGACGGGGATCGCGGTCACGCTTGCCTTGTACCTAAGCAGCCTGTTCTTGAACCCGCAATCTCCCGTGCCTGCCGCAATCGCGGCTATATTCGCCATGCAGCCTTCCATCTATCGTTCCTGGAAATACTTCCTGGATCAATTGCAAACAACCACGCTGGGAGCTATTGTGGCCCTGGTGGGGGGCATGGTGTTGTCCAATGAGCCAATCGCTGTTGGATTAATTATTGTACTTGTCATCATGATCTGTCTTAAATTGAATATGGGGGAGACGGTTGGCCTGACACTGGTCACGGTTGTATCCATTATGGAAGCATCGGGTGACTGGCATTTTGCACTCAATCGTTTTCTGTTGACACTGGTTGGTATTGTATCGGCGTTTCTCATCAACATTACGGTATTTCCTCCGAAACCGAAGGTTCAGTTCGTGAAGCAGATCCATAGTGTATTCAGCGGTATGTCGTTGCTTCTGCGAACCTCGATCTCGGATGAGATCAAGGAAGTTGTATTCCGGGAGGAGAAAAGCAACCTGGGCGGTTCAATTAAGTCTTTGTCCGACAAGTATAACTTGTTCGAAGAGGAACAGAAAAAGATGAAACGTTCGAAATTCAGCGAAACTCGTCAGATGGTGGTCTACAAACAAATGCTGCTTAGTCTGCAAAAAGGGTATGAGGTGCTGGATTCGGTGGAACGCCACTATTTCCAGGCACCGCGGACAACGGCCATGGATCAGTTTTTTGACTCACATCTTGAACTGGTTATCAAATTCCATGAGCATGCACTGCTCAAGTTCGAGGATAAGCTGAAGCCTAATGGGGAAGAGGCCGCACAGTTTGTATTGGATAATGACCGTTTCATGGAGCAGGCGATCACGCAGTTTGATATCGACAAGGAAGGGATGTTACGATTGTCCATCGTGGCTGCTGCGATCTATGATTACGGATATCAACTGGAACGTTTGAATCGACTTGCCGAACATGTGCACAGCGCAAGTGAAGACAAAGAATCACAGGATAAAATTTTGAATTGGCTTAAGTGGCCTTAA
- a CDS encoding HD domain-containing protein, translating to MPENPLQPGGNLQESGHMHNIDGITAGEAVLRAARSFVQGDLSKHSDGHDWPHIERVTALAVELAHRMGADPFVCELVALLHDVPDEKLNESLEAGMAKLNDWMDTQPLDPDIRNKVVGIISTISYAGGERPAVSSLEAQVVQDADRLDALGAIGIARTFAFSGARGREMYDPSLPPREQMTREEYRNGRSTTINHFYEKLFKLKDLMNTSYGRELAEQRHDYMVQFVDQFKREWEGTDR from the coding sequence ATGCCAGAGAACCCTCTTCAACCTGGTGGGAATCTGCAAGAATCAGGGCACATGCATAATATAGATGGAATAACGGCAGGAGAGGCTGTTCTGCGCGCCGCCCGATCCTTTGTTCAAGGGGACTTATCCAAGCATAGTGATGGTCATGACTGGCCGCACATTGAACGGGTAACGGCACTTGCGGTTGAACTCGCTCACCGCATGGGTGCAGATCCATTTGTCTGTGAACTGGTTGCATTATTACATGATGTACCGGATGAGAAGCTGAATGAGAGCTTGGAAGCCGGGATGGCCAAACTGAATGACTGGATGGATACCCAGCCTCTTGACCCGGATATTCGTAATAAGGTTGTGGGTATTATTAGCACCATCTCATATGCGGGAGGTGAGCGTCCTGCGGTCAGTTCGCTTGAAGCACAGGTTGTTCAGGATGCAGATCGACTGGATGCACTGGGTGCGATTGGGATCGCGCGAACCTTTGCCTTTTCAGGAGCCAGAGGGCGCGAGATGTACGATCCGTCCCTTCCCCCACGGGAGCAGATGACCCGTGAGGAATATCGCAATGGGCGTAGTACAACGATAAATCACTTTTACGAGAAGTTGTTCAAGCTCAAGGATCTGATGAATACCTCCTATGGCAGGGAGCTGGCGGAACAGCGTCATGATTATATGGTGCAGTTCGTGGACCAGTTCAAAAGGGAATGGGAGGGCACGGACCGTTAG
- a CDS encoding carbohydrate ABC transporter permease yields the protein MYHKSLPYRVFNIVNTCFLILIAIMCIIPMVHVLAVSFSTKAAADANLVNLWPVGFSLEAYKKTMNNPIFLNSLWISLLRTVIGTAITLLITFLAAYPLSKENSEFKGRTIYSWIFVFSMIFNGGLVPFYMVIQKIGLMDSFWVLVLPGAVNTFLVILMLNFFRGIPKELEEAALMDGANHFRTLFSIFLPISMPSIATIALFSMVFHWNSWFDGLLYMNNAKDYPLATFMQTVIIGRDMSSMSMNPKEMEALSQTTVRAAQIFIGSAPILIVYPFLQRFFVKGMTLGSVKG from the coding sequence ATGTATCATAAATCATTGCCTTATCGCGTGTTTAATATAGTCAATACCTGCTTTCTGATTTTGATCGCCATTATGTGTATCATACCGATGGTTCATGTACTGGCTGTATCCTTTAGTACGAAGGCAGCTGCCGACGCCAATCTGGTCAATCTCTGGCCCGTAGGATTTTCACTTGAGGCTTACAAAAAAACGATGAACAATCCAATTTTCTTGAACTCGCTCTGGATCTCACTTCTACGTACAGTAATTGGTACAGCTATTACCTTGCTGATTACGTTCCTGGCAGCGTATCCGTTGTCCAAAGAGAATAGTGAATTCAAAGGCAGAACGATCTACTCCTGGATTTTTGTATTCAGTATGATTTTCAATGGGGGACTGGTGCCATTCTATATGGTTATCCAGAAGATCGGGTTGATGGATTCCTTCTGGGTACTGGTACTCCCAGGAGCAGTTAACACATTCCTTGTCATTCTGATGCTGAACTTCTTCCGCGGTATTCCAAAAGAGCTGGAGGAAGCGGCGCTGATGGATGGAGCTAACCATTTCAGAACATTGTTCAGTATCTTCCTTCCCATTTCGATGCCGTCCATTGCAACAATTGCATTGTTCAGTATGGTGTTCCACTGGAATTCCTGGTTTGATGGATTGCTCTACATGAATAACGCCAAGGATTACCCACTTGCTACATTTATGCAAACCGTCATTATTGGACGTGATATGAGTAGCATGAGCATGAATCCAAAAGAAATGGAAGCTCTCTCTCAAACTACGGTAAGGGCAGCTCAGATTTTCATCGGAAGTGCACCAATCTTGATTGTGTATCCTTTCCTGCAACGTTTCTTTGTTAAAGGTATGACGTTGGGCTCAGTTAAAGGCTGA
- a CDS encoding NAD-dependent malic enzyme: MNQRNLDGNSIIIRLEMTTKDIKFGEVASAISEAGGDIIAIDVISTNQDVSVRDLTVAVTDAQDNSKIIEGVRQLKGVSIINVSDRTFLLHLGGKIEVTPKTPIQNREDLSRVYTPDVARVCSAISEEPGKAFSLTIKRNTVAVVSDGSAVLGLGNIGPRAAMPVMEGKAMLFKQFAGVDAFPICLDTQDTEEIIRTVKAISPGFGGINLEDISSPRCFEIERRLNEELDIPVFHDDQHGTAVVLYAGLINALKLVGKSIEDVKIVVCGIGAAGVACSNILLSAGASRLIGVDREGAIVRTQTYENEVWSDYAARTNPELETGSLRDVIRGADVFIGLSRGNLLTREDVQTMAEDPIVFAMANPVPEIMPALVEDIVAVMATGRSDYPNQINNVLCFPGIFRAVLDCRATEINEEMKLAAAQAIASAITDEERTRYYIIPSVFNDKVVKSMRSRVIEAAVKTGVARRIPREQAREGGES, from the coding sequence ATGAATCAAAGAAATCTGGATGGTAACAGCATTATTATTCGACTGGAAATGACAACTAAGGATATCAAGTTTGGCGAAGTGGCTTCGGCCATCTCGGAAGCTGGGGGAGACATCATTGCCATCGACGTGATTTCCACCAATCAGGATGTAAGCGTGCGCGACTTGACGGTCGCAGTTACAGATGCACAAGATAACAGTAAAATTATAGAAGGGGTGCGCCAGCTTAAAGGTGTGTCCATTATTAATGTATCGGATCGGACGTTCCTGCTTCATCTGGGCGGTAAGATCGAAGTAACACCAAAGACCCCGATTCAAAACCGGGAAGATCTGTCACGTGTGTACACTCCGGATGTGGCTCGTGTATGTTCAGCCATTTCAGAAGAACCCGGCAAAGCCTTCTCATTGACAATCAAACGGAATACAGTGGCCGTCGTATCTGATGGCAGTGCGGTACTTGGACTGGGCAACATTGGTCCCCGTGCAGCAATGCCTGTCATGGAAGGTAAAGCGATGTTATTCAAACAGTTTGCAGGTGTGGATGCTTTCCCAATCTGCCTGGACACACAGGATACCGAGGAAATCATACGTACTGTGAAAGCGATATCACCTGGTTTTGGCGGCATTAATCTGGAGGATATCTCGTCACCGCGTTGTTTCGAAATTGAACGTCGTCTGAATGAGGAATTGGACATTCCTGTATTTCATGATGACCAGCATGGCACAGCGGTTGTGTTATATGCCGGTCTGATCAATGCGCTCAAACTGGTGGGCAAGTCCATTGAAGATGTGAAGATTGTGGTCTGTGGTATCGGTGCAGCAGGTGTAGCATGCAGTAACATCTTATTGTCCGCAGGAGCCAGTCGACTTATAGGCGTCGATCGTGAGGGTGCGATTGTACGGACACAAACCTATGAGAATGAAGTCTGGAGTGACTATGCAGCTCGCACTAATCCTGAACTGGAGACTGGCTCGCTGCGTGATGTCATTCGCGGAGCCGACGTGTTCATTGGCCTGTCCCGAGGGAATCTGTTGACTCGCGAAGATGTGCAGACCATGGCGGAAGATCCAATCGTGTTTGCAATGGCAAACCCGGTACCAGAGATTATGCCTGCCTTGGTGGAAGACATTGTGGCTGTAATGGCAACAGGACGATCCGATTATCCGAATCAGATCAACAACGTATTGTGTTTCCCGGGCATCTTCAGGGCAGTTCTGGATTGCCGAGCTACCGAAATTAATGAAGAAATGAAGCTGGCAGCCGCTCAAGCGATTGCTTCGGCCATTACAGATGAAGAGCGTACACGCTATTATATTATTCCGAGTGTGTTCAATGATAAAGTGGTCAAATCGATGCGCAGTCGCGTGATTGAAGCAGCTGTTAAGACGGGTGTAGCTCGGCGTATTCCTCGTGAACAGGCCCGTGAAGGCGGGGAATCGTAA